The following are encoded in a window of Psilocybe cubensis strain MGC-MH-2018 chromosome 4, whole genome shotgun sequence genomic DNA:
- a CDS encoding Protein IMPACT: MHRTPSPDKDDNTDKSAELQDFLAALLEDPEREAVASEIQVLQSIYGDDAIRLWRPPLKDGKRSASTSRRDGTIRYEVVQSLPSPHDDVSIKILVSLPETYPKSAPPQLQLLSKYIGSFGADAQLFGSILRTYISVSGVEWSEDTVCVFDGLQNVLERCVAWYEDRLSAEKAGELVREDVAAANMNTRTTSGSSSPPMAEQPGVGDQMALNEPPPVPAALPAGVHIYVAEPITDRKSAFIGRACRIHHPSEVPLILSHLMSDRRISRAAHPIINAWRCQLDSVLHQDNDDDGETAAGGRLAHLLQILEVNDVLVVVTRYFGGIHLGPDRFKHINQAARNALELGGFLDAPEKKNTGRGKKH, encoded by the exons ATGCATCGGACACCATCACCCGACAAGGACGATAATACAGACAAATCGGCTGAATTACAGGACTTCCTCGCTGCCCTCTTGGAAGACCCAGAGCGGGAGGCCGTGGCGTCTGAAATCCAGG TCCTACAATCCATATACGGAGACGATGCGATTCGCCTTTGGCGGCCGCCACTGAAAGACGGAAAGCGCTCTGCCTCTACGAGTCGGCGGGATGGGACCATCCGATACGAAGTCGTGCAAAG TCTACCATCCCCACACGATGATGTCTCCATCAAAATCCTTGTCTCCCTCCCCGAAACCTACCCAAAATCCGCACCGCCCCAACTCCAGCTACTGTCAAAGTACATCGGCTCCTTTGGCGCAGACGCGCAGCTCTTTGGGTCTATCCTCCGGACGTACATCTCCGTCAGTGGCGTTGAATGGTCTGAGGACACTGTATGCGTGTTTGATGGGTTGCAGAACGTGCTCGAGCGGTGCGTGGCGTGGTATGAGGACCGCCTGAGCGCCGAGAAGGCGGGCGAGCTTGTACGAGAGGATGTCGCCGCGGCGAACATGAACACCCGGACAACGTCGGGCTCTTCATCCCCGCCAATGGCAGAGCAACCGGGTGTGGGTGATCAAATGGCCTTAAACGAACCACCACCAGTGCCCGCTGCTTTACCTGCAGGCGTACACATTTATGTCGCAGAACCCATCACGGACCGCAAAAGCGCGTTCATTGGCCGCGCGTGCagaatccatcatccatcagAG GTACCTCTTATCCTGTCGCATCTGATGTCAGATCGCCGTATATCCCGCGCAGCACATCCAATCATCAATGCATGGCGATGTCAACTCGACTCTGTTCTACATCAAG ataatgatgatgacggCGAAACAGCCGCTGGAGGCCGCCTTGCGCACCTTCTACAGATCCTCGAAGTAAACGACGTCTTAGTCGTCGTTACGCGCTACTTTGGCGGTATCCACCTTGGGCCGGACAGATTCAAGCACATAAATCAGGCGGCGCGCAATGCACTTGAATTGGGCGGCTTCCTCGATGCGCCTGAGAAGAAAAACACGGggagaggaaagaagcaTTAA
- a CDS encoding Histone-lysine N-methyltransferase ASHR1 yields the protein MDLGTLLANKFKRCTGCQLAWYCGMPCQEADWKNHLLDCKPKDQITTADLLYKAIIRSEGSPMQSLDVQTRDDYGFDRAGMFKEFYLLDMYLTVLHPDRMAVKPRVFHKWMTQGTIGQEIISCYERYIGDEERERWYSWLLDNHHQVFNRNVSTPKVAFDTAWKAVLEIGWRYSGRTDAPPAESQFHEFCRSLSWSNRKIECLEFCGVILALLGPSPRERFWVPLGMCVGALEDQSRICHLYRDLLDNCTFQEFVLAYETSGLVALFQAYGFGPELYPKCFAEVLSASPNNVPSAWYLKQWMVGESSSKRAFYDYGFANCRNIDEYCALEDTYARYFRWDGADPQACMSHSIPNDWQTLVDYGFQRVGSIYHQNLLLVYVVLMHPRRLAVKPRTLHKWMVDGTLAEEIFSMYESRMDKSAGVPDWYEWFVKNRHWIFDGNWEATAVAMESIWEQTIYAGWRYCNGGADSSLTVSKIQEKWDSESWSLGRRECLEFCGFLSAISSEQLHAVYRALLDKCTFDEFVATYETSTLLDLLNKYDLGPQNYPAVVCDILAASPDNIPSAWWLKQWFVGGCVSMQPFYDYGFSNCRTLKEFQELEDVYERYFRWEWADPVYLNSALVKGSLFDYLATMLQLANKKLIRRLTKKP from the exons ATGGATCTTGGTACCCTATTGGCCAACAAATTCAA ACGCTGCACAGGATGCCAATTGGCATGGTATTGCGGAATGCCGTGTCAGGAGGCCGACTGGAAGAACCATCTCCTTGACTGTAAACCAAAGGACCAGATAACAACGGCTGACCTGCTGTACAAGGCAATCATTCGATCCGAGGGATCTCCTATGCAGTCTTTAGATGTGCAAACTCGTGACGACTATGGGTTTGATAGGGCAGGCATGTTTAAGGAGTTTTATCTTCTGGACATGTACCTCACGGTCCTCCATCCCGATCGTATGGCCGTCAAACCGCGAGTTTTTCATAAATGGATGACGCAAGGCACAATTGGTCAAGAGATAATTTCTTGCTACGAACGATATATCGGGGATGAAGAACGAGAGCGATGGTACTCGTGGTTGTTGGATAATCATCATCAGGTTTTCAATCGCAATGTCAGCACCCCCAAGGTTGCATTCGACACGGCATGGAAGGCTGTATTGGAAATAGGCTGGAGATACAGTGGACGCACGGATGCTCCGCCTGCAGAGTCGCAATTTCATGAATTCTGTCGTTCTCTCTCGTGGTCAAACCGTAAAATTGAGTGCTTGGAATTCTGCGGAGTGATATTAGCCCTGCTTGGACCCTCCCCTCGAGAACGATTCTGGGTACCTTTGGGCATGTGTGTTGGGGCTTTGGAAGACCAGTCCCGCATATGCCATCTGTATCGAGACCTGCTAGATAATTGCACTTTTCAAGAGTTCGTTCTCGCCTACGAAACCTCTGGACTCGTAGCCTTGTTTCAAGCATACGGTTTCGGCCCCGAATTATACCCTAAATGTTTCGCTGAAGTCCTTTCCGCTTCGCCTAACAACGTTCCGTCGGCGTGGTATCTTAAACAATGGATGGTCGGCGAGTCTTCTTCTAAACGGGCCTTCTATGATTATGGTTTTGCCAATTGTCGTAACATCGACGAGTACTGCGCGTTGGAGGACACCTACGCCCGATATTTCCGCTGGGACGGTGCCGATCCACAGGCGTGCATGTCGCATTC AATCCCTAATGATTGGCAAACATTAGTCGACTATGGCTTCCAACGAGTAGGAAGTATCTATCATCAAAATCTTTTATTGGTATACGTCGTCCTTATGCACCCTCGTCGTCTCGCTGTGAAGCCGCGTACCCTGCACAAGTGGATGGTAGACGGAACACTTGCGGAAGAAATATTCTCCATGTATGAATCACGGATGGACAAATCTGCTGGTGTGCCAGATTGGTATGAATGGTTTGTTAAAAACCGTCATTGGATTTTTGATGGAAATTGGGAGGCCACAGCTGTGGCAATGGAGAGCATATGGGAACAGACTATTTACGCAGGCTGGCGGTATTGTAATGGAGGCGCCGATTCTTCTCTGACGGTATCCAAGATCCAAGAAAAATGGGATTCGGAATCCTGGTCTTTGGGAAGAAGGGAATGTTTGGAGTTCTGTGGCTTT CTGTCGGCAATCTCTTCTGAACAATTACACGCTGTCTATCGCGCACTTTTGGATAAATGCACTTTTGACGAATTTGTTGCCACCTATGAAACATCAACCTTGTTGGATTTGTTGAACAAATATGATCTAGGCCCCCAAAACTACCCTGCTGTCGTTTGCGACATCCTAGCCGCTTCTCCCGATAACATTCCTTCGGCATGGTGGCTCAAACAGTGGTTTGTAGGTGGATGTGTTTCGATGCAACCGTTCTATGACTACGGATTTTCCAACTGCCGGACCTTGAAAGAGTTTCAGGAGTTGGAAGACGTctatgaaagatattttcGTTGGGAATGGGCCGATCCTGTGTATCTTAACAGCGCGCTCGTAAAGGGTAGTCTCTTTGATTACCTCGCCACCATGCTTCAGCTAGCGAACAAAAAGTTGATCCGACGACTGACCAAGAAACCCTAA